The Meiothermus sp. genome segment GAGGTGGGTGAGTGGGAAAAGGGCTAAGCGCTTTTGAGGTTGTGTTCCTGCAGGGGGCTATGGCCCGCGATGGTCGCAAAGTGGGCATCGCCAAAGTGCCACAGTTCACAGCCATGCACCAAGGCCGCTCCGGCGATCAGCAAGTCCACCGTAGGTACCCGCTGGCCGGAACGGGCCAGTTCGTAGGCCAGCTGGCCAGCCACCCCCGCCTCTTCGCTTCCCAAGGGTAGCCAGAGCAGGGCCTGCAGGTCAGCGGCGAGAAGACCGTAGTCTTTCTCGCTCTTTGCGCCGGACAGAAGTTCCACGGCAATCGGCGCTAGGACCGCGATCTCATGTACCTCCAAGGCGTTACCCAGGGCTTGCTTGACCTGGCGGGCACCCATGGGGTGATAAAACTCAATCCAGGCCGATGTATCTACCAAGATGCGGGCCACTAGCGGGACTCCCGCAGCGCGCGCAGGGTTTCCTGGGTGAGCTCGAGCTCCACCCGCCCGGCGTGGGCCCGGATGCCCCGGCGGCGCTGCTGGCGCACCAGCTCCTGCAAGGCCCGCTCGATGGCTTCCCGTTTGGTGCGCACCCCCAGCACCCGGCGGGCCTCTTCCAGCAGGGCTTCGTCAATTTCGATGGTCATGCGGGGCATGGTGTTTCGAGTATACACGCCCTCGCGTGCATTTAAGTGTGCTTCTAAGTCAGATGTAACAGTCAAGACCCCAACCACCCCGTGACCCGCTTATGGGCGGGCATCTACAGTAGGCTGGATGGCAGAGTCATGGCCGGGGTCAACGTCCTGGGGATTAACCTAAGTGGAGACATCATCTCCTAGGGCGCAATTGTCCCCGAAACCCCCCTGCTGCCCGAGTTTTCCAGGTGCTGGCGTGGAGTTGGGCTCACCCCTTGCCCCTGAAGGAGGCGACATGAGAGCTGCGACCTTGATATTGCTGACCCTTAGCCTGAGTGCCTGTAGCCTGCTCTACCCGGTGTATCCCATTGAGGCTAAGGTGGTAGAAGGCACTTACTCCCGCTCCATCTTGGAGAGTGACGGCTACTGGGTGGTCACCAAACATTTCGATAGCGATATCTTCTATTTCACCCTGCGCAAGACCGACACCGCTGATCCTGCTCTGGACAACCAGTGGTTCTGGCTCACCGCTGAGTCCTCGGGGTATGACGTTAGCCTCTATCCACAGCAAGTGCAGCTAGGCCAGATGGTGTCGCTTAGGGTC includes the following:
- a CDS encoding type II toxin-antitoxin system VapB family antitoxin encodes the protein MPRMTIEIDEALLEEARRVLGVRTKREAIERALQELVRQQRRRGIRAHAGRVELELTQETLRALRESR
- a CDS encoding PIN domain-containing protein, translating into MARILVDTSAWIEFYHPMGARQVKQALGNALEVHEIAVLAPIAVELLSGAKSEKDYGLLAADLQALLWLPLGSEEAGVAGQLAYELARSGQRVPTVDLLIAGAALVHGCELWHFGDAHFATIAGHSPLQEHNLKSA